One genomic window of Channa argus isolate prfri chromosome 5, Channa argus male v1.0, whole genome shotgun sequence includes the following:
- the ldlrad2 gene encoding low-density lipoprotein receptor class A domain-containing protein 2 isoform X2, which produces MMELEVESCWQRLLLLLCFTTLRCAAIDTVNVVDFCGQTIRGDGMIVNSHQDSKKYYFVTMGTDCHLTMQASSAKDKVQFHFRFFLVYSLLRVAPLSPAPLFPESPRGSAPLNLRLEPTSGESLGDPCHAGSYVQFYDGRDRSSPPLGPPLCGKSPPRPVLSTGNYLTLRLVTRGTQPRVDFIGDFTSFRLGFNQSECSSEPYFTCRNGKCIPISLVCDDKGIDNCGDGSDLEENLTTGCKGQLLPPEPPPPIATPPPPFVNPPLVSIATHMNCGVSNTAPSSKSITDSPASLSLLLLYIILGAVAGTTLLCWCCWTPGWFLWRVSMCRFFPCCNSACASCQLCVRSCTHGKEHRLAKVSPHPPATGTPTNTAATTNSADENFTAAAV; this is translated from the exons ATGATGGAGCTGGAGGTGGAGAGCTGCTGGCAGCGTCTGCTCCTTCTGCTCTGCTTTACAACTCTCCGCTGTGCAGCCATCGACACTG TGAACGTGGTGGACTTCTGTGGCCAGACAATCCGGGGTGACGGTATGATTGTCAATTCGCACCAGGACTCCAAGAAGTACTACTTTGTCACCATGGGGACCGACTGCCACCTCACCATGCAGGCCAGCTCTGCTAAAGACAAAGTCCAGTTCCACTTTCGCTTCTTCTTGGTCTACAGTTTGCTGCGAGTGGCCCCCCTGAGCCCAGCCCCTCTTTTCCCAGAGTCCCCTCGTGGCTCTGCCCCCCTTAACCTAAGACTGGAGCCCACCTCTGGTGAAAGCTTGGGTGACCCGTGTCATGCCGGCTCATACGTCCAGTTTTACGATGGACGGGACAGGAGTTCACCTCCCTTGGGGCCTCCCCTTTGTGGAAAGAGCCCCCCTCGACCTGTGCTGTCAACAGGGAACTACCTGACCCTCAGGCTGGTGACTCGGGGGACTCAGCCCAGAGTCGACTTCATAGGGGATTTCACCTCTTTCAGATTGG GTTTCAACCAATCAGAGTGTAGCAGTGAGCCCTACTTCACCTGCAGAAATGGGAAATGTATTCCAATCAGTCTGGTGTGTGATGACAAAGGAATTGACAACTGTGGAGACGGAAGTGACTTGGAGGAAAACCTGACAACTGGCTGCAAAG GTCAGCTTTTACCTCCTGAACCTCCACCACCAATAGCAACCCCACCTCCACCTTTTGTGAATCCACCCCTAGTGTCCATTGCCACACACATGAACTGTGGCGTGTCCAACACTGCTCCAAGCTCCAAGTCAATAACAG ACTCTCCTgcctccctgtccctgctgcttCTCTACATCATCCTGGGCGCGGTGGCAGGTACCACTTTgctctgctggtgctgctggacACCCGGCTGGTTCTTGTGGCGCGTCAGCATGTGTCGCTTCTTTCCATGCTGCAACTCGGCCTGCGCTTCATGCCAGCTCTGTGTCCGCAGCTGCACCCACGGCAAGGAGCACCGACTGGCTAAAGTCAGCCCGCACCCACCTGCCACCGGGACCCCGACCAACACGGCAGCCACCACCAACAGCGCTGATGAAAATTTTACCGCCGCTGCTGTTTAG
- the nampt2 gene encoding nicotinamide phosphoribosyltransferase 2 — MASHDFNFLLATDSYKITHYKQYPPNVSKIYSYFECRRKKGSQFSEVVFFGLQYLLKKYLTGPVITEEKIQEAKLFYQMHFKQAVFDEEGWRKVLEKHDGRLPIRIKAVPEGRIIPRGNVLFTVENTDPNFFWLTNYIETMLVQMWYPITVATISREFKKILAKHLKATSGSLEGLDLKLHDFGYRGVSSQESAALGGAAHLVNFCSTDTVAGLLMAQRYYGCPMAGFSIPAAEHSTIISWGRSREKEAFERVLDQFSTGPVSVVSDSYDIFNACKHIWGDKLKERVMERSQDSCLVIRPDSGDPAETLLEVIRILKECFGCTLNSVGYKVLPSYLRIIQGDGIDLNSVDEILHKLSDEGWSAENVFFGCGSALLQKINRDTLSCAFKCSYVETNGKGMDVYKQPVTDPSKGSKRGRLSLRRNSTGYLETIERGAGKPEEDLLVTVFENGSLVKDYSLEEIRKNARLWDEDLNGTLHNQDQELLHNHIISSIH; from the exons ATCACCCATTACAAACAGTATCCTCCCAATGTCAGCAAAATCTACTCCTATTTTGAATGTCGACGTAAGAAAGGTTCACAGTTTAGCGAAGTGGTGTTTTTTGGACTGCAGTATCTGCTAAAGAAGTACCTCACAG GTCCAGTCATTACAGAAGAAAAGATACAGGAAGCCAAGCTCTTCTACCAGATGCACTTCAAACAAGCAGTGTTTGATGAAGAGGGCTGGAGAAAAGTCCTTGAG AAACATGATGGCCGCCTCCCTATCCGGATCAAAGCTGTACCTGAGGGCAGAATAATACCAAGAGGCAACGTGCTCTTCACTGTAGAAAACACAGATCCTAACTTCTTCTGGTTGACCAACTACATTGAG ACAATGCTGGTCCAGATGTGGTATCCAATCACAGTAGCCACCATATCCAGGGAGTTTAAGAAGATCCTGGCCAAGCACCTCAAGGCCACCTCTGGGAGCCTGGAAGGCCTGGACCTGAAACTGCATGATTTTGGCTACAGAGGAGTCTCCTCACAGGAG TCTGCAGCATTAGGTGGAGCTGCTCACCTGGTTAATTTCTGCAGTACTGACACAGTAGCTGGTCTGCTGATGGCTCAGCGATATTATGGGTGCCCAATGGCTGGGTTCTCCATCCCAGCAGCAGAGCACAG TACCATCATCTCCTGGGGGCGGAGCAGGGAAAAGGAGGCTTTTGAACGAGTCCTGGACCAGTTTAGCACAGGACCAGTGTCAGTGGTCAGTGACAGCTACGATATCTTTAATGCCTGTAAACACATCTGGGGAGACAAACTGAAGGAGCGAGTCATGGAGCGCAGCCAGGACTCCTGTCTGGTGATCAGGCCTGACTCTGGTGATCCTGCTGAGACACTACTTGAG GTCATTAGGATTTTGAAGGAGTGTTTTGGCTGTACTCTGAACTCTGTTGGATACAAGGTGCTGCCATCTTACCTGCGGATTATTCAAGGAGATGGCATTGACCTCAACTCAGTGGACGAG ATTCTTCACAAACTGAGTGATGAAGGCTGGAGTGCTGAGAATGTGTTCTTCGGCTGTGGCAGTGCTTTACTTCAGAAAATCAACAGAGATACACTCAGCTGTGCTTTTAAGTGCAGCTATGTAGAGACTAATGGCAAGGGG ATGGATGTGTACAAGCAGCCGGTGACGGACCCATCCAAGGGTTCTAAGAGGGGCCGATTATCGCTGAGGAGAAACTCGACTGGCTACTTAGAGACGATAGAGAGAGGAGCAGGCAAACCTGAGGAA GACTTGCTGGTGACCGTTTTTGAGAATGGCAGCCTGGTGAAGGACTACTCCCTGGAGGAAATAAGGAAGAATGCTCGGCTGTGGGATGAGGATCTGAACGGCACCCTGCACAACCAAGACCAGGAGCTGCTGCACAATCACATCATCAGCAGTATTCATTAG
- the ldlrad2 gene encoding low-density lipoprotein receptor class A domain-containing protein 2 isoform X1, with protein sequence MMELEVESCWQRLLLLLCFTTLRCAAIDTVNVVDFCGQTIRGDGMIVNSHQDSKKYYFVTMGTDCHLTMQASSAKDKVQFHFRFFLVYSLLRVAPLSPAPLFPESPRGSAPLNLRLEPTSGESLGDPCHAGSYVQFYDGRDRSSPPLGPPLCGKSPPRPVLSTGNYLTLRLVTRGTQPRVDFIGDFTSFRLGFNQSECSSEPYFTCRNGKCIPISLVCDDKGIDNCGDGSDLEENLTTGCKAGQLLPPEPPPPIATPPPPFVNPPLVSIATHMNCGVSNTAPSSKSITDSPASLSLLLLYIILGAVAGTTLLCWCCWTPGWFLWRVSMCRFFPCCNSACASCQLCVRSCTHGKEHRLAKVSPHPPATGTPTNTAATTNSADENFTAAAV encoded by the exons ATGATGGAGCTGGAGGTGGAGAGCTGCTGGCAGCGTCTGCTCCTTCTGCTCTGCTTTACAACTCTCCGCTGTGCAGCCATCGACACTG TGAACGTGGTGGACTTCTGTGGCCAGACAATCCGGGGTGACGGTATGATTGTCAATTCGCACCAGGACTCCAAGAAGTACTACTTTGTCACCATGGGGACCGACTGCCACCTCACCATGCAGGCCAGCTCTGCTAAAGACAAAGTCCAGTTCCACTTTCGCTTCTTCTTGGTCTACAGTTTGCTGCGAGTGGCCCCCCTGAGCCCAGCCCCTCTTTTCCCAGAGTCCCCTCGTGGCTCTGCCCCCCTTAACCTAAGACTGGAGCCCACCTCTGGTGAAAGCTTGGGTGACCCGTGTCATGCCGGCTCATACGTCCAGTTTTACGATGGACGGGACAGGAGTTCACCTCCCTTGGGGCCTCCCCTTTGTGGAAAGAGCCCCCCTCGACCTGTGCTGTCAACAGGGAACTACCTGACCCTCAGGCTGGTGACTCGGGGGACTCAGCCCAGAGTCGACTTCATAGGGGATTTCACCTCTTTCAGATTGG GTTTCAACCAATCAGAGTGTAGCAGTGAGCCCTACTTCACCTGCAGAAATGGGAAATGTATTCCAATCAGTCTGGTGTGTGATGACAAAGGAATTGACAACTGTGGAGACGGAAGTGACTTGGAGGAAAACCTGACAACTGGCTGCAAAG CAGGTCAGCTTTTACCTCCTGAACCTCCACCACCAATAGCAACCCCACCTCCACCTTTTGTGAATCCACCCCTAGTGTCCATTGCCACACACATGAACTGTGGCGTGTCCAACACTGCTCCAAGCTCCAAGTCAATAACAG ACTCTCCTgcctccctgtccctgctgcttCTCTACATCATCCTGGGCGCGGTGGCAGGTACCACTTTgctctgctggtgctgctggacACCCGGCTGGTTCTTGTGGCGCGTCAGCATGTGTCGCTTCTTTCCATGCTGCAACTCGGCCTGCGCTTCATGCCAGCTCTGTGTCCGCAGCTGCACCCACGGCAAGGAGCACCGACTGGCTAAAGTCAGCCCGCACCCACCTGCCACCGGGACCCCGACCAACACGGCAGCCACCACCAACAGCGCTGATGAAAATTTTACCGCCGCTGCTGTTTAG